One stretch of Miscanthus floridulus cultivar M001 chromosome 18, ASM1932011v1, whole genome shotgun sequence DNA includes these proteins:
- the LOC136519759 gene encoding uncharacterized protein: MEQFPDGAHVRLRSRVHGGGGCLYLHADEDGVGVSLRGHRGSLSVAWRVHRVLHGGATRVLLYGAAYGRYLAVRPETAPPQGIRACHAVQCVYDAPEQDDVLWEAVEARGGDVLMRHHRYGLWYDNGDPSKAMRWVIEAIPPRPEPPALPAPSPSVGGFSGLLRRSTGPVWGRLRRIRYVRADDHGNFAQIGWGTYDFYGQSVYRLRGEVAIQLAEPFASIGMTLCVRAGLCGRLTPLVTDLPRSEEPMDVVVLTTGSPAAEALVYPDVDA, translated from the exons ATGGAGCAGTTCCCCGACGGGGCGCACGTGCGGCTGCGGAGCCGCGTGCACGGAGGAGGCGGGTGCCTCTACCTCCACGCCGACGAGGACGGGGTGGGGGTGTCCCTGCGCGGGCACCGCGGCTCGCTGAGCGTGGCGTGGCGGGTGCACCGGGTCCTCCACGGCGGCGCCACCCGCGTCCTCCTCTACGGCGCCGCCTACGGCCGGTACCTCGCCGTCAGGCCCGAGACCGCACCGCCGCAGGGCATCCGCGCCTGCCACGCGGTCCAGTGCGTCTACGATGCCCCCGAGCAGGACGACGTCCTCTGGGAGGCCGTCGAGGCGAGGGGCGGCGACGTCCTCATGCGCCACCACAGGTACGGCCTCTGGTACGACAACGGCGACCCGAGCAAGGCGATGCGTTGGGTGATCGAGGCCATTCCCCCGAGACCGGAGCCGCCAGCACTTCCAGCTCCTTCTCCC AGTGTAGGAGGCTTCAGTGGCCTGCTCCGGCGAAGCACCGGCCCCGTATGGGGCCGGCTACGGAGGATCCGGTACGTGCGGGCGGACGACCACGGCAACTTCGCCCAGATCGGCTGGGGCACGTACGACTTCTACGGCCAGTCCGTGTACCGCCTGAGGGGCGAGGTGGCGATCCAACTGGCCGAGCCGTTCGCCAGCATCGGCATGACGCTGTGCGTTCGGGCCGGCCTCTGCGGGCGGCTGACCCCTCTGGTCACCGACCTGCCTCGCAGCGAAGAGCCCATGGACGTCGTCGTCCTCACTACCGGATCACCAG CTGCTGAGGCATTGGTGTACCCAGATGTTGATGCATAG